The DNA sequence GATACGGCGAGAGCCTTGAGCGATGTCTCCCATGGTTTGTACCGCGCTGCTGACTTGTTCTCCGCCCTGACGTGCCGTAGACGATGCGCTCATGACCAGTGAGTTGGCATGGTGGGCATTTTCGGTATTCTGTTTCACCGTTGAGGTTAACTGCTCCATGCTGGCGGCGGTCTGTTCAATGGCGGCGGCCTGCTCCTCCGTGCGTGCGGATAAATCGGTATTCCCGGCGACGATTTCGCCCGCAGCGTGGAAAATCTGGTCTGCGCTGAGGCGGATGTTATCTATCATGCCGTGCAGATTGTCGTTCATCTTGGCCATGGCGCAGATTAACTGGCCCAGCTCGTCACTGCGTTCACTGCTTAAGCGCACGGTCAGGTCGCCTTCAGAAATCGCGCGGGTAGCCTGGAGTGCCTGCTGCAATGGGCGAACAATCTGCCGGGAGATGACGATAGCGGCCGTGATGCCGATGATGATGGCAACAAGGGTAATAATGGCGAGCCGAATATCGCCCTGCGTGACGTTTTTAGCCGCGCGGCTCTCTTCGGTGAAATAGAGCTGGTTGATGCTGTCTTGCAGTGTCGCCATTTGCGTGTTCAGCGCGCTCAATTCCTGCTGGCTGACATCGTTTTTCATCACTTGCTGGCGTTGGCGATTGTAATCACCCAGAACGGTGCGAACTTGCGTGATGGCGTTTTCATCTTCCTGCGGCCAGTTTCCTGCGCGGATCTCTTCCAGCAGGCTGTTTAATTCCTGCCCAATGGTGTTGATGGCTGTATCATGCTGTTCCAGATATTGCGCCTTACGCTCAAGCGCGTAGCTGAAATTGCCTTCTCGTGCGACAACGGTTTTGTCGTATAGCGCACCAAGACGGCTGATGCGTTTTAACGATTGTTCGCTGTTGTGTAAACCATCAAAGCCCACTAAAGACAGCATGATGCCAATCAGTAGTAATAAACCAAATCCCAGCAACAGTTTACGCGTAACTGGCAGGTTCTTAAGTGAGAATTGCTGTAGCATAAATCGGCTTCCTTTTTCGTTTCTGTTGTTGTCCCAGTTTCTTGTTATTACGGTATCCCGCTGGCGATATTGTGCTGGCAGGGCCGCTCCATGGTGCTAACGGGCCTCTTTCCGGGGCAGGGGTTCACGCGATGGCAGCAGGCCATCTGCCACGTAACAGAAGCTCGGAAGGCGTATGGCATGCGCCAAACATCGGAATTTTATCGGCTAAAATGCGTCAATATTTATATCAATATAAAAAAAACGTTGCAAAAGATGCGGTTCAGTAAGAGGAATACGTTATTTGCCAAGGACGTCAGCACCGCACAATACGGTGCTGAGAAGGGAGGAGTATTAGTGTGTCAGACTGGCGATTTTTTGTTCTACCGCCGCGCACCACAATATCGAGCTACGCGATGGCCAGGCCGCCACGGGTAAACGGCTTTCTACCGCTTGTTGCCAAACCAGCGATCCAATCTCGATATTGCTGTATTGCGCTCGGGTGTTGACGATAGACTCTATCCACAGGTTCCATTCGGTACTGCGGCAGGGATAGTCCGATGCGCCAGCGGTGCTGCTAACGCCGCTTGCCAACGCCAGCAGTGCGATGGCGGCATAATGTTTTTTCATCTTGATCCTCTTTATCGGGAACTGACATCATCGGGAACTGATATCGCTCTGATGCGGTGAATGAGCAGGGGATAGCCGATAAAAAATCGCGTAGCCACGCCAGTTATCACGTCGCAGGCGTTCAACCTGCATCAGGCTGACGATGCGGTAATAAGGTAAGCCCCGTGCAGTCGCCTGACGAGCTATCTCGGCGCTCGCATCATCCAGTGTGCAGCAGACATTCACCGACACACTCTCGACCTTCTCCAGCAGGGCACTTTGCACCGTTGAGACTTCAACCGCCTGCTTTCCCGCTGGCGGTGGGGCCTCCGGCTTGCTGCGAACATCCGACGGATAACATCATTATCGCGGTACTTGCGAGCGCTAAAACCCCTTTCAGCACGGCAGCCTCCGGCTCTGATTCTGTACAGGCAAGCAGTGTAACGCCTTGATGAGAAGAGAGATAGTCCCTGCGTGTAACCGGGTATAACCTGTTGTTGTGTTTGAAAAACAACAACAGGCCGTACGGTAGCGACAGCGCTAAGGGTGGATACGGAACACGCTGACCACATCGCTCAGGTGGTGGCCTTTTTCACGTAGCCCCTGCGCCGTATCCTGCGAGTTTTGCACCAGCGAGGCGTTTTGATGAATCGCCTGCCCTATCTGGTTAATTGCAATATTGACTTGATCGATACCCAGAGATTGTTCGCGCGAGGCGATATCGATGTCATTAACAATCGTGCTGACCTGCTCGATGCGATGAAGCAAGTCCTCCATTGCCAGACGGGTTCTCTCTGAACTGCGATAACCGGCTTCAATCTGGCGTAACGACTCGGCGATAAGCGTTTCAATCTCTTTGACCGCAGAGGAACTCCGCTGTGCCAGAGAGCGTACCTCTGCGGCGACGACGGCGAATCCCCGGCCATTTTCTCCCGCCCGGGAGGCTTCTACCGCAGCATTGAGGGCCAGAATATTGGTTTGGAAAGCGATTGATTCGATCGTGGTGGTAATGTCGGAGATTTTTTGCGACGAGCGCTGGATATCGCTCATGGTGGCTACCGAGTCCAACACGGTTTTGCTGCCGTGCTGGGCTGCATCGGCGCTTTGTGAGGCCAGTTGTTTGGCACTTGAGACGTTATCCGCATTCTGTTTAACGGTCGCTGCCAACTGCTCCATTGTCGCAGAGGTTTGCTCCACGCTGCTGGCCTGACGCGCAATCTGCTCAGTGATATTGCCGCTGTCTTGCGCCAGTGCATCGGTGCCCTCGGCTATCTCCTGGGAGGCATCGCGCACCTGTGCGACCAACTGCGTCAGACCATTCCCCATACCATTGATAGCATCCACTAACCGACCGACTTCATCCTGACTCTTCGTGGTTAACGAGGCTTGCAGGTTGCCAGCGGCAAATTGCTCCGCCACTTTGACAACCTCGTCCAGCGGGCGACTTAACCAGCGGCGGGTCAGGTAGACGAAAAACAGCGCGAACAGCACAACCAATGTGATGCCACCGGCGAGAAACAGGTTGCGGATGGTGTTCACCTCCGCCAGTAGACTGGCTTTGCTGATAGTACCGGCTACCACCCATTTCCATTGCGGCACGCTGCGATAGACCAATACCTGCGTGCGATCATCCCCCGTCAGGGCACTGTCGTCATACTCCAGTGTGCCGCTGTCACTGTTCAGCACCTGTTGCAGTGCCGGTGCCGACCAGTCGGGTTTTTTTCCTGCCAGCGTCGGGTGAACCAGATAGTTACCCGCCGTCGCGCCGGTTTTACTGATAGCAATAAAATGGCCGTTATCACCCAGTCGTTTTTCCAGAATGCGCTTTTGCATTTGGGCAAACTCTTTACTGATATCGATACCGACAAACAGAATGGCAATGACGTTGCCGCCGCTCCCCGTTACCGGTTTGTATTGGGTGATGTACTGTTTGCCGAACAACACGGCCAGGCCGCTAAATACCTTGTTTTCGGTTATTGCGGCAAATGCCGGGCTGGTTCGGTCGAGTTTGGTGCCAATCGCCCGTGCGCCGTCTTCTTTCTTTAACGATGTCGTGATACGCACGAAATCGTCACCATCACGCACGAAAATAGTGGAGATGGCACCGGTGCGGCTGAGAAAGTCATCCGTCACGGCGGTATTCATATTCAGCACTGTCTCACCGGATCTCAACGTGGGCGCGCTGGTTTCACCAAGGGGTAAGCGGGCCGTGGTATCAACGGTAAAGCGTGTGGGTAAAAAGCTGGCAAACAGATTGGTATAGCTGTCAACGCTTGCCTGCAAGCTAGTGTCGTACATCGCCACCATATCGGTAATACCGGTGACTTGACTTTCCATGTCATGCAGGGTCAGCGCTTCCAGCTTATTCCCCGCAGAGCGGGTCAGGCTGAGACTGAAGGCGATAAACAGCACCGCCACGCTCAGGGAAGCGATCACTGAAAGTTTAACACCCAGGCTCCAGCGTCTAAAAGCAAGCTGCATGATGATTCTCTTTTGTATGGTGTGAATATGTATTGTGTGAGTATGTCGTGTGTGAGTCGTACTCTGTGTTAAGCCGTTAACGGCCAAAAAGCGCGAAATTTTACATTAATTGCCACTTTTGTAATTAAAATTGACGCACGTCATTGTCATATAGTGTCTGTTGTGGTTGTTGATTTGGCGCGCAGGCACGTGGCGTACGATAGGCGTACGATATAAGTGTAGGTGTTCTATCGTGTTTTACCTGCTCTGCCAGAGTGAAAATAAACAAGGAGTAATGATGGTTGAGATGGGATGTGAAAACGTTTCCGGCGTTGAGGTGTTACATGCTTTCCCGGCCGGAGCTGGCGCTAGGCCGCTACCGACGGTGTTCTTTTTTCATGGCTATACCTCATCAAAAGAGGTCTATTCCTATTTTGCGTATGCGCTGGCGAAGGCGGGATTTCGGGTGATTGCGCCAGATGCCTTGATGCATGGCGCCCGTTTTGACGGCAATGAAGCGCAACGCTGGCGCAGCTTCTGGGATATTTTTCTTAATAATATCAGTGAATTGCCGGTTTACCTGCGCTGGTGCCATGAGCGGGGGCTGATTGAGAACGAGCGCGTGGCAATCTGCGGCGCGTCAATGGGGGGCATGACCGCGCTGGCGGCCATGACGCAATATCCCTGGCTGCGGGCCTGCGCCTGTTTTATGGGGTCGGGATATTTCTCTGCATTATCACAAACGCTGTTCCCGCCCGTCATGCCCGGTGACACCGATGCGGCAGACACGCTCAGGCAGCTTGCCGAGCGCGTTGCGCCGTTTGACGTCACGCATCAGTTGGACTTGCTGGCAAACCGGCCCCTGTTACTCTGGCACGGGCAGGCTGATGAGGTGATTGCGGCGGAGGAGAGCAAGCGGCTCTATCAGGCATTACGCCAGCATAGTCATGTCCAGCATAGCCATACCCAGCATAGTCATACCCAGCATAGCCATGCCAGTCAGTTAACTTATCTGACTGAGGCGGGGATTGGCCACAAAATTACGCCTTCAGCGTTACAGGCCGCTGCGGACTTCTTTTTACGCACGCTGTGATGTCGTTATTGCCGGGCGAGTGTTCCCGAACGCCTCATCCCCTGTGCGACGTGGCACAGGGCTTTTCACGTCACAGACGCGTTTTCACGTCATGGCGCTTTTTCACACCATATTTTTTCGCGCCATACTTTTTCACGCCCGCCATACTTTTTCACGCCATAGATAGAAGAATATGGCTTGTGTTCGTCCTGCATGGTCAGTATTATTACGCGTCATTTTTTTCAGCCGTACACACAATACGTTCCTTGCTTCCATGGGCCACGGCTGACCCTGACAGGAGGCTGAATAATCCGTAAGGAGCAATTCGATGCGTCATTACGAAATCGTTTTTATGGTTCATCCTGACCAGAGCGAACAGGTTCCGGGCATGATCGAGCGTTATACCGGTGCTATCACAGCAGCGGAAGGCAAGATCCACCGTCTGGAAGACTGGGGCCGCCGTCAGCTGGCTTACCCGATCAACAAACTGCACAAAGCTCACTACGTTCTGCTGAACGTTGAAGCGCCGCAGGAAGTGATCGATGAGCTGGAAACTAACTTCCGCTTCAACGACGCCGTTATCCGCAGCATGGTTATGCGCGTTAAGCACGCGGTAACTGAAGCATCTCCGATGGTGAAAGCGAAAGACGAACGCCGTGAGCGTCGTGACGAATACGCTGAAGCTGATGATGATGCTGAAGTTGGGGATTCTGAAGAGTAATTGTTGTGGTGACGGCCAATCGGCTGGAGTTGTCTGGCACGGTGTGCAAGACGCCCATTCGAAAGGTGAGTCCGTCAGGTATTCCGCATTGTCAGTTTGTGCTTGAGCACCGCTCAGTGCAGGAAGAAGCCGGACTACGCCGACAAGCCTGGTGCAGAATGCCCGTGATTGTCAGCGGACACTCGTCACAAGCAGTTACCCACAGTATAACGGTCGGTATGCAACTCAGAGTTCAGGGGTTCATTAGTTGCCATCAAGGGCGCAATGGCCTGAGTAAATTGGTGCTGCATGCCGAGCAGATTGAATTGATTGATTCTGGAGACTAGCCAAATGGCACGTTATTTCCGTCGTCGCAAATTCT is a window from the Dickeya lacustris genome containing:
- the yjfP gene encoding esterase, giving the protein MVEMGCENVSGVEVLHAFPAGAGARPLPTVFFFHGYTSSKEVYSYFAYALAKAGFRVIAPDALMHGARFDGNEAQRWRSFWDIFLNNISELPVYLRWCHERGLIENERVAICGASMGGMTALAAMTQYPWLRACACFMGSGYFSALSQTLFPPVMPGDTDAADTLRQLAERVAPFDVTHQLDLLANRPLLLWHGQADEVIAAEESKRLYQALRQHSHVQHSHTQHSHTQHSHASQLTYLTEAGIGHKITPSALQAAADFFLRTL
- the rpsF gene encoding 30S ribosomal protein S6; this translates as MRHYEIVFMVHPDQSEQVPGMIERYTGAITAAEGKIHRLEDWGRRQLAYPINKLHKAHYVLLNVEAPQEVIDELETNFRFNDAVIRSMVMRVKHAVTEASPMVKAKDERRERRDEYAEADDDAEVGDSEE
- a CDS encoding YdgH/BhsA/McbA-like domain containing protein — encoded protein: MQSALLEKVESVSVNVCCTLDDASAEIARQATARGLPYYRIVSLMQVERLRRDNWRGYAIFYRLSPAHSPHQSDISSR
- the priB gene encoding primosomal replication protein N, producing MVTANRLELSGTVCKTPIRKVSPSGIPHCQFVLEHRSVQEEAGLRRQAWCRMPVIVSGHSSQAVTHSITVGMQLRVQGFISCHQGRNGLSKLVLHAEQIELIDSGD
- a CDS encoding methyl-accepting chemotaxis protein; this translates as MQLAFRRWSLGVKLSVIASLSVAVLFIAFSLSLTRSAGNKLEALTLHDMESQVTGITDMVAMYDTSLQASVDSYTNLFASFLPTRFTVDTTARLPLGETSAPTLRSGETVLNMNTAVTDDFLSRTGAISTIFVRDGDDFVRITTSLKKEDGARAIGTKLDRTSPAFAAITENKVFSGLAVLFGKQYITQYKPVTGSGGNVIAILFVGIDISKEFAQMQKRILEKRLGDNGHFIAISKTGATAGNYLVHPTLAGKKPDWSAPALQQVLNSDSGTLEYDDSALTGDDRTQVLVYRSVPQWKWVVAGTISKASLLAEVNTIRNLFLAGGITLVVLFALFFVYLTRRWLSRPLDEVVKVAEQFAAGNLQASLTTKSQDEVGRLVDAINGMGNGLTQLVAQVRDASQEIAEGTDALAQDSGNITEQIARQASSVEQTSATMEQLAATVKQNADNVSSAKQLASQSADAAQHGSKTVLDSVATMSDIQRSSQKISDITTTIESIAFQTNILALNAAVEASRAGENGRGFAVVAAEVRSLAQRSSSAVKEIETLIAESLRQIEAGYRSSERTRLAMEDLLHRIEQVSTIVNDIDIASREQSLGIDQVNIAINQIGQAIHQNASLVQNSQDTAQGLREKGHHLSDVVSVFRIHP
- a CDS encoding methyl-accepting chemotaxis protein; the encoded protein is MLQQFSLKNLPVTRKLLLGFGLLLLIGIMLSLVGFDGLHNSEQSLKRISRLGALYDKTVVAREGNFSYALERKAQYLEQHDTAINTIGQELNSLLEEIRAGNWPQEDENAITQVRTVLGDYNRQRQQVMKNDVSQQELSALNTQMATLQDSINQLYFTEESRAAKNVTQGDIRLAIITLVAIIIGITAAIVISRQIVRPLQQALQATRAISEGDLTVRLSSERSDELGQLICAMAKMNDNLHGMIDNIRLSADQIFHAAGEIVAGNTDLSARTEEQAAAIEQTAASMEQLTSTVKQNTENAHHANSLVMSASSTARQGGEQVSSAVQTMGDIAQGSRRIAEITSVINSIAFQTNILALNAAVEAARAGEQGRGFAVVAGEVRNLAQRSAQAATEIENLIATSVSQINNGASLVENAGKTMSDIVLSVTQVHDIMGEIAVASDEQHRGISQVGSAIVEMDQSTQQNAVLVEQSSAAAASLEQQAERLSHAVSAFRLTTNTHRHASNGSAPATLPRLSMQNA